Proteins encoded in a region of the Enterococcus gilvus ATCC BAA-350 genome:
- a CDS encoding NADH-dependent flavin oxidoreductase, which produces MLRNLFDEIPLASGTSFKNRLFMSPMTTQSAFYDGEITQQIIDYYAFRSGDAAAIIVESCFIEDKGRGFPGALGVDTDKKVAGLTELAQAIKSKGSKSIMQIYHAGRMAWPEINGGAVPISASPVAALRPNAPVPREMTEEQILEMIAFFGDATRRAIEAGFDGVEIHGANTFLLQQFFSPHSNRREDQWGGSREKRAKFPLEVMKEVQRVAKEQGAENFIVGYRFSPEELEEPGIHFDDTMYLLNTLAELQPDYFHFSMGAYTRPSIVDSDDPEPLITKYLAQRSPVLAQIPIMGVGSILQRADAEDAMKLGYDLLAVGKGFLIEPNWVNMIKEGQEVIDYAHVSAQRKLLIPTPLWDFMSYMVIDPEEEKRKHERLKELQKVKLTFKPGTYTVEAKGHNSELAMNVTFSEERIEKIEADQSNESEGLSDQVFIRLPQQIIDGQTLNVDVISGASASSQGLIDGVAEAVEMAGASSEVLKARPKPTIKWSKEVVEEEADVVIVGSGAAGISAALRADQMGLKTIVVEKLSFVGGAISISGGNQVVMGSKLQAAAGVSDDTAECMVEDFLANGSGLNVPELLTTLAENVGETTDWVHEYMGVEYDMKNGLHTLAEYRKNRELAYEDGGHGFAASARKALERSNVTIYLQTKAESLLTDGNGKVTGLTAVEDTGKRHNIHAQAVILTTGGYGNNPNLLSQELNNILFYGTKSSTGDGILMTTTPELNAATRLMEYGKIYPNGVEVSQGYAKSTIGGNIEVLKRNGLLVNTSGKRVINERASNKEILKVLLQQDPQMLFLLMDAKHFEIFTEAVEEGGITREDLARWIENEAETPQIFQAATLEELAEKANMSRESLVDTVARYNGWVEKQKDEDFDRQLEFLQEKVGEGPYYMIEQKPRFATTMGGLVANSDLQVMNRNDQAIEGLYAAGEVVGGVMGSDSPSGANNAWALTSGKLAAETVQKTVQVESIVQ; this is translated from the coding sequence ATGTTAAGAAATTTATTTGATGAGATTCCGTTAGCATCCGGGACAAGTTTTAAGAATCGTTTGTTTATGTCGCCAATGACAACACAATCCGCTTTTTATGACGGAGAAATCACACAGCAAATTATTGATTATTATGCATTTCGTTCAGGCGATGCGGCTGCAATCATCGTTGAAAGTTGCTTTATTGAAGATAAAGGCCGAGGATTTCCTGGAGCTTTGGGTGTAGATACAGATAAAAAAGTTGCTGGTTTGACTGAATTGGCACAAGCGATCAAGTCAAAAGGTTCAAAATCGATCATGCAAATTTATCATGCAGGTAGAATGGCGTGGCCTGAAATCAACGGCGGTGCAGTACCGATTTCAGCAAGTCCAGTGGCAGCATTGAGACCTAACGCACCTGTCCCTCGTGAAATGACAGAAGAACAGATTTTAGAAATGATTGCATTTTTCGGCGACGCGACTCGTCGTGCGATTGAAGCAGGCTTTGACGGTGTGGAAATCCACGGTGCGAACACGTTTCTTTTGCAACAGTTTTTCTCTCCGCATTCAAATCGTCGTGAGGACCAATGGGGCGGCAGCCGTGAGAAGCGGGCGAAATTTCCATTAGAAGTGATGAAAGAAGTTCAACGCGTTGCAAAAGAACAAGGCGCGGAAAACTTTATCGTCGGCTATCGTTTTTCTCCTGAAGAATTGGAAGAGCCAGGAATTCATTTTGACGATACGATGTATTTATTGAATACGCTTGCGGAATTACAGCCGGATTATTTCCACTTTTCAATGGGGGCTTATACCCGTCCATCGATTGTTGATTCTGATGATCCAGAACCATTGATCACAAAATACTTAGCACAACGTTCTCCTGTATTGGCTCAAATCCCAATCATGGGTGTAGGATCGATCTTGCAACGTGCAGATGCTGAAGATGCCATGAAACTTGGCTATGATTTGCTGGCAGTTGGTAAAGGATTCTTGATCGAACCAAACTGGGTAAACATGATCAAGGAAGGGCAAGAAGTGATTGATTACGCACATGTGAGTGCGCAACGCAAATTGTTGATCCCAACACCATTGTGGGACTTCATGTCATATATGGTCATTGACCCAGAAGAAGAAAAACGCAAACATGAACGATTGAAAGAACTGCAAAAGGTGAAACTGACATTCAAGCCAGGGACCTATACAGTGGAAGCAAAGGGTCATAACAGCGAGCTTGCAATGAATGTGACATTCTCTGAAGAACGAATCGAAAAAATCGAAGCGGATCAAAGCAATGAGTCAGAAGGATTATCGGATCAAGTATTCATTCGTTTGCCGCAACAAATCATTGATGGTCAAACCCTGAATGTAGACGTGATCTCAGGGGCTTCTGCTTCTAGCCAAGGGCTGATTGACGGAGTTGCTGAAGCTGTCGAGATGGCAGGAGCCAGCTCTGAAGTATTAAAGGCACGTCCAAAACCAACCATTAAATGGTCTAAAGAAGTTGTTGAAGAAGAAGCAGATGTCGTGATCGTTGGGTCAGGAGCTGCAGGGATCTCGGCAGCATTGCGAGCAGATCAAATGGGTCTTAAAACGATTGTAGTAGAAAAATTGAGTTTCGTAGGCGGCGCGATTTCAATCAGCGGCGGAAATCAAGTTGTTATGGGCTCTAAATTACAAGCAGCGGCAGGGGTCAGCGATGACACGGCTGAATGTATGGTGGAAGATTTCCTTGCAAACGGCAGCGGACTGAACGTACCAGAATTATTGACGACATTGGCTGAAAATGTTGGAGAGACGACAGACTGGGTCCATGAATACATGGGCGTTGAATACGATATGAAGAACGGTCTGCATACGCTCGCAGAATATCGGAAAAATCGTGAGTTGGCTTACGAAGATGGCGGTCATGGCTTTGCAGCAAGTGCAAGAAAAGCGTTGGAAAGAAGCAACGTGACGATCTATCTTCAAACAAAGGCTGAAAGCTTATTGACAGATGGAAATGGCAAAGTTACAGGTTTGACAGCGGTAGAGGATACGGGGAAACGCCATAATATTCATGCGCAAGCAGTGATCTTAACAACTGGCGGTTACGGAAACAATCCAAATCTGTTGAGTCAAGAGTTAAACAATATTTTGTTCTACGGAACGAAATCATCTACGGGTGACGGCATTCTGATGACAACGACTCCAGAGCTAAATGCAGCAACACGTTTAATGGAATATGGGAAAATTTATCCGAATGGTGTAGAGGTTTCTCAAGGCTATGCTAAATCAACGATTGGCGGAAATATCGAAGTCTTGAAGCGTAATGGCCTACTAGTAAATACTTCAGGAAAACGTGTGATCAATGAGCGGGCTAGTAATAAAGAAATTTTGAAAGTACTTCTACAGCAAGATCCGCAAATGCTGTTCTTACTGATGGATGCCAAGCACTTTGAAATCTTTACAGAAGCTGTTGAAGAAGGCGGCATTACACGAGAAGATTTGGCACGCTGGATCGAAAACGAAGCAGAAACACCGCAAATTTTCCAAGCAGCTACCTTAGAAGAATTGGCTGAAAAGGCAAATATGTCTCGTGAAAGTTTGGTCGATACTGTTGCCCGCTATAACGGATGGGTAGAGAAGCAAAAAGACGAAGACTTTGACCGTCAGCTAGAGTTCCTGCAAGAAAAAGTTGGTGAAGGTCCTTATTACATGATCGAGCAAAAACCACGTTTTGCTACAACAATGGGTGGTTTGGTGGCAAACAGCGACCTGCAAGTCATGAATCGCAACGATCAAGCGATCGAAGGATTGTATGCGGCTGGAGAAGTAGTCGGTGGTGTAATGGGAAGCGACTCTCCATCAGGTGCGAACAACGCTTGGGCGTTAACTTCAGGAAAATTAGCGGCAGAAACTGTCCAAAAAACAGTTCAAGTAGAATCAATCGTACAATAA
- a CDS encoding DUF4352 domain-containing protein, translated as MKKILGLFFSLVVVLVLSGCGDTNSTSKGTDSSSKKSETSETSLVSDTNSKQESSSFKFEKLYSTNWSEDWHGLTTKIDKVKIVEPHDPEQNLDGSTTALAVGVNFTITNNSDRDIMVYPNQGNIVIGDQQGKVNLSDSNNDLGGTISPGVTKTGVISYSLSNQIDASSIKDLRVLWKATDTKVENVDDYTKSYDISLNLQ; from the coding sequence TTGAAAAAGATTTTAGGTTTGTTTTTTAGTTTGGTGGTAGTTTTAGTTTTGTCTGGATGCGGTGACACAAATAGTACATCGAAAGGAACAGACAGTTCATCTAAAAAGTCTGAAACATCAGAAACATCTTTAGTCAGTGATACAAATTCTAAACAAGAAAGTTCTTCATTCAAATTTGAAAAACTTTATTCTACAAACTGGAGTGAAGATTGGCACGGCCTTACTACCAAAATAGATAAAGTAAAGATTGTAGAGCCTCATGACCCTGAACAAAATTTAGATGGCTCAACAACAGCTTTGGCAGTTGGGGTTAATTTCACCATTACAAATAACTCTGATAGAGATATTATGGTCTATCCAAATCAAGGAAACATAGTCATCGGTGATCAGCAAGGAAAAGTTAATTTATCAGATAGTAACAATGATTTAGGTGGAACAATTTCGCCCGGAGTTACAAAAACTGGAGTAATTTCATATTCCTTATCAAATCAGATTGATGCTTCTTCAATTAAAGATCTTCGAGTCTTATGGAAAGCAACGGACACAAAAGTTGAAAATGTTGATGATTATACAAAAAGTTACGACATCTCTTTAAATCTTCAATAA
- a CDS encoding cold-shock protein — MNNGTVKWFNADKGFGFITGEDGNDVFAHFSAIQSDGFKTLEEGQAVTFDVEEGQRGPQATNIQKA; from the coding sequence ATGAATAACGGTACAGTAAAATGGTTTAACGCAGACAAAGGTTTTGGATTTATTACTGGTGAAGATGGCAACGATGTATTTGCACATTTTTCAGCTATCCAAAGCGACGGCTTCAAAACTTTAGAAGAAGGTCAAGCAGTGACTTTCGACGTAGAAGAAGGCCAACGTGGACCTCAAGCTACAAACATTCAAAAAGCTTAA
- a CDS encoding peptidoglycan recognition protein family protein, with product MQLMSGIAGGRGRNPYGVVIHNDAASEGATTTFYRNWLPSHNAELGFAHWYVCSDGILQVENEANMAWHTANANGNANYIGIEACQSMGNLDTFRNNEDRSVKLAAEILKRYGLQPNRNTVILHKQFSATACPHRSVSVHGDWTIMQDYFIAQIQKYMNGSTPNPSPKPQPSENKNGIAIDNVSKDQAVKMVQRIQTKYAWTLLRDQVKRVLQPNKVYTLVITCDSKWKYENAVNRLKQELKTYYPGYMQQNIAIVDGDKPIIKIEARNLNDEQSKKMEGHMRDFLKDILLDGQTYAEANSYGTYDVRVKGEGFNNTDAPIVLKEIQEMGKTKDVGINPTHIKGFKY from the coding sequence ATGCAATTAATGTCAGGTATTGCAGGCGGCCGTGGAAGAAATCCCTATGGAGTGGTTATCCACAATGATGCAGCTTCGGAAGGCGCTACTACTACTTTTTATAGAAATTGGTTACCAAGTCATAATGCAGAGCTGGGTTTCGCCCATTGGTATGTGTGTAGTGACGGTATCTTACAAGTTGAGAATGAAGCAAATATGGCATGGCATACAGCGAATGCAAATGGGAATGCGAATTATATAGGGATTGAAGCTTGTCAATCTATGGGAAATCTAGACACGTTCAGAAATAATGAAGATCGTTCAGTAAAACTAGCTGCTGAAATTTTAAAACGCTATGGACTACAACCGAATAGAAATACGGTAATCTTGCACAAACAATTCTCAGCCACCGCCTGTCCGCATAGATCGGTATCGGTGCATGGAGATTGGACGATCATGCAAGATTATTTTATTGCTCAAATTCAAAAATACATGAATGGTTCTACACCGAATCCTTCACCTAAACCTCAACCTTCTGAAAATAAAAACGGCATTGCGATTGATAACGTCTCTAAAGATCAGGCGGTAAAAATGGTTCAGCGTATTCAAACGAAATACGCCTGGACGTTGCTTCGTGACCAAGTGAAACGTGTGTTGCAGCCGAACAAAGTCTATACGCTGGTTATCACTTGCGATTCAAAATGGAAGTATGAGAATGCGGTCAATCGTTTGAAGCAAGAGCTTAAAACATACTATCCAGGCTACATGCAGCAAAACATTGCGATCGTTGATGGAGACAAACCTATAATCAAGATCGAGGCACGGAATTTGAATGATGAGCAAAGCAAGAAGATGGAAGGCCACATGCGCGACTTCTTGAAAGACATCTTACTAGATGGTCAAACATACGCAGAAGCGAATTCTTATGGAACCTATGACGTTCGCGTTAAAGGGGAAGGGTTTAACAATACAGATGCGCCTATTGTATTGAAGGAAATTCAAGAAATGGGTAAAACGAAGGATGTTGGAATTAATCCAACGCATATTAAAGGATTTAAGTATTAA
- a CDS encoding phage holin family protein has protein sequence MDLSFITENFVPVIVVACLIVGYVIKATPLFNKLANLYIPLIVAVLGAALGAVMNGVSVESIVYGAVSGLASTGLHQVFTKLLNLGGND, from the coding sequence ATGGATCTATCTTTTATTACAGAAAACTTTGTACCAGTAATTGTTGTCGCGTGTTTGATTGTAGGCTACGTAATTAAAGCGACACCACTATTTAATAAATTGGCTAATTTATATATCCCACTGATTGTGGCAGTGTTAGGAGCTGCATTGGGCGCAGTAATGAATGGCGTCAGTGTGGAATCCATTGTCTATGGTGCAGTGAGCGGGTTAGCCTCTACAGGGTTACATCAAGTCTTTACAAAACTATTGAATTTAGGAGGGAATGACTAA
- a CDS encoding BppU family phage baseplate upper protein: MLTLDINKEMTGGHIVHGRVGDNNSPTEKVSVIGSDGAPLNLTDVSISFMGNTKDNQTIISDSAGVKILDSTKGLFQYTFPSAAFSIAGPYERAYFLFTGKDGKIFSSGNFEILVFDNADITAEEAETVINEYNKLVAELQVLQKKNMDELKKQQSDYIRSTDASFSAIQNNITNIQNQMTDFVSVIDTTASNFLGVVNQYVAEGRNTISNSVTQAIDMVQKALDEFKKANFYTTTQADDRFAKKSEVSLAYTLKDQLQSIDDANKIWEIGFYPFQNIFPPANMPNVSGLSGSGTGYLLVSNRRDSDFIVETSQMAMYPDLGRIYTRYQDGYVTKSTQNPTLKFFDWHLIAGGSPASAEEILIGDRDDVMITPKGLKQATAGSIVFEEHFGMGTALASISTDGLVLPIGASVGGSSNYVNNRPYTINSDTTLTITKKCRLKVSGNVRFVPEATNSPSDYIYTHLAVNNVYMDFASQGSTRLSDGTLKLSWAYTGTGIVDVNEGDKLWIRSSLRGGKQVYNLALMNLTIEEIRSSDNEPIYPMAKLSDNPVARQTELVQVGDWVDLILASTAEVADNAKPQYRVIVYPNGGKTRKKVEFRGAVRASATHNLTSSSSSLVVATLGTTISAPQTTIVTGATNHLSFMGRVATTNAGWLGVGNQSGTTLEYIYLNQLTYWLD, from the coding sequence ATGTTGACTCTTGATATTAATAAAGAAATGACTGGTGGTCACATTGTTCATGGTCGGGTGGGAGACAATAATAGTCCCACTGAAAAAGTAAGTGTCATAGGTAGTGATGGAGCCCCTTTGAATTTAACCGATGTTTCAATCTCTTTTATGGGAAACACAAAGGATAATCAGACCATAATCAGTGACTCAGCTGGCGTAAAAATTCTTGATTCTACAAAAGGATTATTCCAATATACCTTTCCAAGTGCTGCTTTTAGTATTGCGGGTCCTTATGAACGAGCCTACTTTTTATTTACCGGTAAGGACGGCAAAATTTTCTCTAGTGGGAATTTCGAAATATTGGTATTCGATAATGCAGATATAACCGCTGAAGAGGCGGAAACGGTGATTAACGAATACAATAAGTTGGTTGCAGAACTTCAAGTGTTACAAAAGAAAAACATGGATGAATTGAAAAAACAACAATCTGATTATATTCGTTCGACAGACGCCTCTTTTAGTGCTATTCAAAATAATATCACAAACATACAAAATCAAATGACTGATTTTGTTTCTGTAATTGATACAACGGCTTCAAATTTCCTTGGTGTAGTGAATCAATATGTCGCAGAGGGAAGGAATACTATTTCTAATAGTGTTACACAAGCGATTGATATGGTTCAAAAAGCATTAGACGAATTTAAAAAAGCCAATTTTTATACCACGACACAAGCGGACGATCGCTTTGCGAAGAAAAGTGAGGTGTCGTTAGCGTATACCTTAAAGGATCAACTACAATCGATTGACGACGCCAATAAGATATGGGAAATCGGTTTTTATCCATTTCAAAATATTTTTCCGCCAGCAAATATGCCAAATGTGAGTGGTTTATCTGGGAGTGGTACAGGGTATTTATTAGTAAGTAATCGAAGAGACTCTGATTTCATTGTAGAAACATCACAAATGGCGATGTATCCAGATTTAGGTAGGATTTATACGCGCTACCAGGATGGCTATGTGACGAAATCAACGCAAAATCCTACTTTGAAATTCTTTGATTGGCATTTAATAGCTGGTGGTTCGCCAGCATCAGCAGAAGAAATATTAATTGGGGATCGTGACGATGTAATGATAACACCCAAAGGATTGAAGCAGGCCACAGCTGGCAGCATCGTATTCGAAGAACATTTTGGAATGGGTACCGCATTAGCGAGTATTAGTACAGATGGTCTAGTACTTCCAATTGGTGCTAGTGTAGGCGGCTCATCAAATTATGTGAATAATAGACCGTATACAATCAACTCTGATACTACATTGACAATTACAAAAAAATGTAGGTTGAAAGTGTCAGGAAACGTCCGTTTCGTTCCAGAAGCTACTAATAGTCCTTCTGACTATATTTACACTCATCTTGCCGTTAATAATGTATATATGGACTTTGCTTCACAGGGGTCTACTCGCCTATCGGACGGTACTCTAAAACTATCGTGGGCTTATACAGGTACAGGTATTGTCGATGTAAATGAAGGGGACAAATTATGGATACGGTCTTCTCTTAGAGGCGGCAAACAAGTATATAATTTGGCGCTAATGAATTTGACCATTGAAGAAATTCGTTCAAGTGACAATGAGCCTATTTATCCAATGGCAAAACTGTCTGACAATCCCGTAGCACGCCAGACAGAATTAGTTCAAGTTGGTGACTGGGTAGACTTAATTCTTGCATCAACGGCTGAAGTTGCGGATAATGCTAAACCTCAGTATAGGGTGATTGTTTATCCTAATGGTGGTAAAACACGTAAGAAGGTAGAATTTAGGGGTGCTGTTCGTGCTAGTGCTACGCACAATTTGACGTCTAGTTCCAGTAGTTTAGTAGTGGCTACGTTAGGAACTACAATCAGCGCACCACAAACAACAATTGTGACCGGTGCGACGAACCATTTATCATTTATGGGTAGAGTCGCTACTACAAACGCTGGATGGTTAGGTGTAGGCAATCAATCGGGAACAACCTTAGAATATATTTATTTAAACCAACTCACATACTGGTTAGATTAG
- a CDS encoding phage tail protein, with protein MAVFKNVRKEAFVALAEVSYSHKVNGEKSIKGTIYTGDEVISGIDRGWSLEFKGEVFYITYALPVDNGESVTVEFDAIHEFFYKMGKSSVYELLNGSNTAKTYLDLIFSNSGYNYSLSASLPAFEKQNFGMKNRLALFNDFINSTSTEFKVVGKTVTIVEKLGSDLSTIVRKGFNMQELGLEQNIGDFVTYAKGFGAFVDPDDESKGRLEATYKSPLADIYGILESDPVVDERYTKTESMLVRLKELVESSYSISVSLTVEDLQKAGYNYAFPNPGDYISAINEELHFQQKIRIVGIEESFDVLGESLEKSVVCNSLNLVDQKNQADASNSQNWSDIMNGVKPIPNEWLTDAIRNATNALLEAQTEVRFTNNGILAVEKEDSNRLVLMNSAGIGVSTDGGKTFENALTAQGVNASVVNTGILRAIKIQGKNIMIDLTSGEVSFKQGEIIGKDLKIDITNGEMKTVQKANQGTTTVDYSNAQIRFRDNRSNKEAAITGWGVGQENSAEYIPALQLGAHKTLRLFLYYDPSKEARLTDRGWFVSSTTALYDLSDSFSINAPRFSVTGTKNAIHPTREGVRATPAYETTESYLGDIGRSVTNTDCEVWVSIDPIFSDTVNLDIPYEVFLQVYDNARVWVSDFRSDAFLVCSDQPRVRFAYELKAKRMGYENERLVLFEEIDNKETEQIWGPQEFKEKVKEVSN; from the coding sequence ATGGCAGTCTTTAAAAATGTTAGGAAAGAAGCCTTTGTTGCTCTCGCTGAGGTCTCTTATAGCCATAAAGTAAATGGAGAAAAATCAATTAAAGGGACGATTTATACTGGAGATGAAGTTATTAGTGGGATTGATCGTGGCTGGTCGCTCGAATTTAAAGGGGAAGTTTTTTACATTACGTATGCTTTACCCGTTGATAACGGTGAATCCGTCACAGTGGAGTTTGATGCGATCCATGAGTTTTTCTATAAAATGGGAAAATCGTCTGTTTATGAATTGTTAAATGGGTCGAATACGGCGAAGACATATTTAGATTTAATCTTCAGTAATAGCGGCTATAACTATTCTTTAAGCGCCTCGTTACCTGCTTTTGAAAAACAGAACTTTGGCATGAAGAATCGGCTTGCTTTATTTAACGACTTTATTAATAGCACCTCGACTGAATTCAAAGTAGTGGGAAAAACGGTAACAATTGTAGAAAAATTGGGTAGTGATCTTTCAACGATTGTCCGTAAAGGATTCAATATGCAGGAACTGGGATTGGAACAAAATATCGGGGACTTCGTCACTTACGCGAAAGGTTTCGGTGCATTTGTCGATCCTGATGATGAGTCAAAAGGAAGGTTGGAAGCGACGTATAAGAGTCCGTTAGCGGATATTTATGGAATACTTGAATCTGATCCAGTTGTCGATGAACGGTACACGAAAACAGAAAGCATGTTAGTCAGACTGAAAGAACTAGTGGAATCTTCCTACAGTATCTCTGTTTCTTTGACTGTAGAGGATTTACAAAAAGCCGGGTACAACTATGCTTTCCCTAATCCAGGAGACTATATTTCTGCAATTAACGAAGAACTTCACTTCCAACAAAAAATACGCATCGTAGGGATCGAAGAGTCGTTCGATGTACTTGGCGAATCATTAGAAAAAAGCGTGGTTTGTAATTCACTAAATTTGGTTGATCAAAAGAATCAGGCAGATGCAAGTAATTCCCAAAACTGGTCTGACATTATGAATGGTGTAAAGCCTATTCCCAATGAATGGTTAACAGATGCCATACGAAATGCGACAAACGCCTTATTGGAAGCCCAAACAGAGGTGCGCTTTACGAATAACGGTATCCTAGCTGTGGAAAAAGAAGACAGCAACAGGCTCGTTCTCATGAACTCTGCAGGTATTGGCGTATCAACTGATGGGGGTAAAACTTTCGAAAATGCGCTCACAGCTCAAGGTGTTAATGCTAGTGTTGTAAATACAGGTATCTTGCGAGCGATTAAGATTCAAGGCAAGAACATAATGATCGATCTTACAAGTGGCGAAGTAAGTTTTAAACAAGGTGAAATTATAGGGAAAGACCTAAAAATAGACATTACTAACGGAGAAATGAAAACAGTACAGAAAGCCAATCAAGGCACAACAACTGTTGACTATTCAAACGCTCAAATTAGATTTAGAGACAATAGAAGTAATAAAGAAGCTGCTATTACAGGTTGGGGCGTTGGCCAAGAGAATTCTGCGGAATATATTCCTGCGCTTCAACTCGGGGCACACAAAACACTTCGCTTATTTCTTTATTATGATCCTTCAAAAGAAGCGAGACTGACAGATAGGGGATGGTTTGTTTCCTCTACAACAGCCCTTTATGATTTGAGTGATAGTTTTTCAATTAATGCTCCAAGATTTAGTGTAACAGGAACAAAAAATGCGATTCATCCGACTCGAGAGGGTGTTCGAGCAACACCAGCGTACGAAACAACGGAAAGTTATTTAGGGGATATTGGCAGAAGTGTGACAAACACTGATTGTGAAGTTTGGGTATCAATCGATCCAATTTTTAGTGATACCGTCAATTTAGACATCCCTTATGAAGTTTTTTTACAGGTTTATGATAATGCGCGAGTGTGGGTATCTGATTTTCGATCAGATGCCTTTTTAGTTTGTTCCGATCAACCAAGGGTCCGATTCGCCTACGAATTGAAAGCAAAACGAATGGGGTACGAAAATGAACGGTTGGTTTTATTTGAAGAAATAGATAATAAAGAAACTGAGCAAATTTGGGGACCGCAAGAATTTAAAGAAAAAGTGAAAGAGGTGAGTAATTGA
- a CDS encoding phage tail domain-containing protein, whose protein sequence is MDLYIEKDDLKTRMSSLGVLVQDIKVSNAVVESNRKRINGKNGNLFMGATLTEKKISVVGKFYVPDELQDELMKDKLNGIFADTEPYFITRMYNTGALYDFERPGQKSGFDLFKSESQRKYHYRYNVLLDGEIDYSFMGYSSRGLLYEVSFTFVTADIPFGVTIPKTLELPAKSGFIEYKGTAPCSQLEWPWSVELTAKASSGNTFTFTIGGKVFRYTGSKTIVSGDVFRLEGSAFTLNSLNINDKTNLEYFVLEPNQEGFLPYNTSMSNASIQLLNKVDFYR, encoded by the coding sequence ATGGATTTATACATTGAAAAAGATGACTTAAAGACAAGAATGTCCTCCTTGGGCGTCCTTGTTCAGGACATTAAGGTCTCGAATGCCGTTGTTGAATCAAATCGTAAGAGAATCAACGGTAAAAACGGCAATTTGTTCATGGGGGCAACACTTACTGAAAAGAAGATATCTGTCGTAGGTAAGTTCTATGTGCCCGATGAATTACAAGATGAATTAATGAAAGATAAGCTTAACGGTATTTTTGCCGATACCGAACCTTATTTTATTACTCGAATGTACAACACTGGAGCTCTTTATGATTTCGAACGGCCTGGACAAAAAAGTGGATTTGATTTATTTAAGTCAGAAAGTCAACGAAAGTACCATTACCGTTACAACGTATTACTAGATGGTGAAATAGACTATTCCTTTATGGGTTACAGTAGCCGCGGTTTACTCTACGAGGTTAGTTTTACTTTTGTTACAGCAGATATTCCTTTTGGCGTGACAATCCCTAAGACGCTTGAGCTACCTGCTAAAAGTGGTTTTATTGAATACAAAGGAACTGCGCCATGTAGCCAATTGGAGTGGCCTTGGTCTGTCGAACTCACGGCAAAAGCAAGTTCTGGTAATACGTTTACCTTTACGATAGGTGGAAAAGTATTTCGTTACACAGGGAGTAAAACAATTGTAAGTGGAGATGTCTTTCGTTTGGAGGGGTCCGCGTTTACATTAAATAGTTTGAATATTAATGATAAAACCAATTTGGAGTATTTCGTATTGGAGCCGAATCAAGAAGGTTTTCTTCCTTATAACACTTCAATGAGTAATGCTTCGATACAACTTTTAAATAAAGTTGATTTTTATAGATAG